A stretch of the Psychroserpens sp. Hel_I_66 genome encodes the following:
- a CDS encoding DUF349 domain-containing protein has protein sequence MSENDNLQEADGNKEKLATETTKAPKTEHVESEQISEENEVIESTTVKEPLEVTEDETSVGTSETLENPEPAETSNEFEPENGEPKNSEGENREDKKVAETKKADAHVEEIDESNAEDAEDDENAERHNLESKDYSSMSMEQLTIEFENLLENNKIQNIKSQVDDLKSEFNSKFDALLDEKKEEFLSEGGNEIDFYYSSPVKKHFNSVFKTYRNNLGAYYKQRENNLKANLENRLQIIEQIKDLVNDEENINTTYKTFKDLQEQWRNAGPIPRDRYNNAWNSYHHQVEVFYDVLHLNRDLRDLDFKHNLDQKLKIIERAEELAADDNINRSFRELQVLHKMWKEELGPVGREHREEVWERFSNATKTIHDKRQAYYADLDKAREKNLEAKEAIISKIEAIANDDTSSHKAWQNKIKSIEGLREEFFNAGKVPQKSNEATWSKFKDAVRTFNRQKNSFYKSLKKDQYDNLEKKKALIQIAIDNKDNEDVAGTVSLMKKIQSDWKKIGHVPRKDSDKIWKQFRSACNAFFDRLHAERDEANKELMEAYEKKNILLKEVNALELSGDSKKDLVTIKERIAAWKAIGHVPSNKRYIDGKFNKALDVLFGKLDMDRAKLEMIKFENKLENLAQPGDTRLLDNEQNFIRKKITEIKGEIIQLENNMQFFSNVDESNPLVKDVIKNINNHKKGLTIWEDKLRKIKDMY, from the coding sequence ATGTCTGAGAATGATAACCTGCAAGAAGCAGATGGAAACAAAGAAAAATTAGCTACCGAAACTACTAAAGCGCCCAAAACTGAACACGTTGAGAGTGAGCAAATTTCCGAAGAAAACGAAGTTATAGAAAGCACAACGGTTAAAGAGCCACTAGAGGTTACTGAAGACGAGACTTCTGTCGGCACAAGCGAAACACTAGAAAATCCCGAACCAGCAGAAACCTCAAATGAGTTTGAGCCTGAAAATGGGGAACCTAAAAACAGTGAAGGTGAAAACCGTGAAGACAAAAAAGTTGCTGAAACAAAAAAAGCAGATGCCCACGTTGAGGAAATTGATGAATCTAATGCTGAAGATGCAGAGGACGATGAAAATGCTGAACGTCACAACTTAGAGTCTAAGGATTACTCCTCAATGTCTATGGAGCAATTGACTATAGAGTTTGAAAATCTTCTCGAAAACAATAAAATACAAAATATAAAATCGCAGGTTGACGATCTAAAATCTGAATTCAATTCTAAATTTGATGCGTTATTAGATGAGAAAAAAGAGGAATTTTTAAGTGAAGGTGGTAATGAAATTGATTTTTACTATTCTTCTCCAGTCAAAAAGCATTTCAACAGCGTTTTTAAAACCTACAGAAATAACTTAGGTGCTTATTACAAACAAAGGGAAAATAATCTCAAGGCAAATCTAGAGAATAGATTACAAATAATTGAGCAAATCAAGGATTTGGTCAACGATGAGGAAAATATAAATACTACTTACAAAACGTTTAAGGATTTACAGGAACAATGGCGAAATGCTGGACCTATACCAAGAGATCGCTATAATAATGCCTGGAATTCTTACCACCACCAAGTTGAGGTTTTTTATGATGTACTGCATTTAAATCGTGATTTGCGTGACTTGGATTTCAAACATAATCTCGATCAAAAACTAAAAATTATTGAGCGTGCCGAAGAATTAGCTGCAGATGATAATATCAACCGTTCTTTTAGAGAATTACAGGTATTACATAAAATGTGGAAAGAAGAACTTGGACCTGTTGGTAGAGAACACAGAGAAGAGGTTTGGGAGCGTTTTAGCAATGCTACAAAAACAATTCACGATAAGCGTCAAGCTTATTATGCGGATTTAGATAAAGCGCGCGAAAAAAATCTTGAAGCAAAAGAAGCTATAATTTCTAAAATTGAAGCTATTGCAAATGATGATACCAGTTCTCATAAAGCTTGGCAAAATAAAATTAAATCCATTGAGGGCTTAAGAGAAGAGTTTTTTAATGCAGGTAAAGTTCCGCAGAAATCAAATGAAGCTACTTGGTCTAAATTTAAGGATGCTGTTAGAACATTTAACCGCCAAAAGAACTCGTTTTACAAGAGTTTAAAGAAAGATCAATATGATAATCTTGAGAAAAAGAAGGCTTTAATCCAAATTGCAATAGATAATAAGGATAACGAAGATGTGGCTGGGACAGTTTCTTTGATGAAGAAAATACAGAGCGATTGGAAAAAAATCGGGCATGTACCACGAAAAGATAGCGATAAAATATGGAAGCAATTTAGGAGTGCCTGTAATGCTTTTTTTGATAGACTTCATGCTGAACGTGATGAAGCCAATAAAGAATTGATGGAGGCTTATGAGAAAAAAAACATACTGCTCAAAGAGGTTAATGCTTTAGAATTATCGGGAGATTCAAAAAAAGATCTTGTTACCATTAAAGAAAGGATTGCTGCATGGAAAGCTATAGGTCATGTACCATCAAACAAAAGATATATTGATGGGAAATTCAATAAGGCTTTAGATGTTTTATTTGGAAAATTAGATATGGACAGAGCTAAACTTGAAATGATCAAGTTTGAAAATAAATTAGAAAATTTAGCTCAACCAGGCGACACAAGACTTTTGGATAATGAACAAAATTTTATAAGAAAGAAGATTACTGAAATTAAAGGCGAAATCATTCAATTGGAAAACAATATGCAGTTTTTCTCTAATGTTGATGAAAGTAATCCTTTAGTTAAAGATGTGATTAAAAATATAAACAATCACAAAAAGGGCTTAACGATCTGGGAAGATAAGTTAAGAAAGATAAAAGATATGTATTAA
- a CDS encoding shikimate dehydrogenase family protein, with protein sequence MLRLGLIGKDISYSFSKQFFTEKFKNEKLAFNYENFDLEHISEFPKLLTNNHSIVGFNVTIPYKEQIIPYLHRLNKKAEKIGAVNTITIDKEGVLTGFNTDCYGFKKSIKPYLKPHHKKALILGTGGASKAIAYTLKKLKIEFDYVSRTKKTGVTFTYDTLSSEILSKYAIVINCTPIGTHPNIAESPDIPYDGITDQHLLYDLIYNPSETTFLKLGKSKGAQTCNGYKMLEFQAEKAWKIWNSTF encoded by the coding sequence ATGCTTAGATTAGGATTAATAGGTAAGGATATTTCATATTCGTTTTCAAAACAATTTTTTACTGAAAAGTTTAAAAATGAGAAACTGGCTTTCAACTACGAGAATTTTGATTTGGAACACATTTCAGAATTCCCGAAACTATTAACCAATAATCACAGCATTGTTGGTTTTAATGTTACGATCCCTTATAAAGAACAAATAATCCCTTACTTGCATCGCTTAAATAAAAAAGCCGAAAAAATTGGCGCTGTAAATACCATTACAATTGATAAAGAAGGTGTTCTTACGGGATTTAATACAGATTGCTACGGTTTTAAAAAATCCATAAAACCATATCTAAAACCGCATCACAAAAAAGCACTCATACTAGGTACTGGAGGCGCTTCTAAAGCTATTGCATATACGCTTAAAAAACTTAAAATCGAATTTGATTACGTTTCAAGAACAAAAAAAACAGGTGTTACGTTTACCTATGATACACTTTCTTCGGAAATTTTAAGCAAGTACGCTATCGTTATAAATTGTACTCCAATCGGGACCCATCCTAATATTGCGGAGTCCCCAGATATTCCTTATGATGGCATAACAGATCAACACCTATTGTATGATTTGATCTACAATCCCAGTGAAACAACGTTTTTAAAATTGGGAAAATCTAAGGGAGCACAAACCTGCAACGGTTACAAAATGTTGGAATTTCAAGCAGAAAAAGCTTGGAAAATATGGAATTCAACCTTTTAA
- a CDS encoding DUF368 domain-containing protein: MQSTRTLGDKIFLVIKGLGMGAANKVPGVSGGVVAFVAGFYEEFIYSLQRVNKNALKLLISGRFRSFYRYINGKFLSLLFLGMIVSYFSVSKILDYFLKTHELYVWSLFFGMIIGSIYYINKDFNDWTYKSVIALIIGVSLGIAISFLDPAKENDNLFFVFFCGIVSVSGMTLPGFSGSFILILLGNYILLLVDSVNALYDTFSEVIIGDFSFIENELRVKLLKVLGVFTLGSVVGLVSFSHVLSYVLKNYKSITTASIIGFIVGSLGVVWPWKTTIFKTTIKGDFLLDSRGEKIIKNYERFIPEFQYETYIAIGFIILGIIVVLALERYGQQTTKTHA; the protein is encoded by the coding sequence ATGCAAAGCACTAGAACTTTAGGAGATAAAATTTTCTTGGTCATTAAAGGACTAGGCATGGGAGCTGCAAATAAAGTCCCTGGAGTTTCTGGAGGCGTTGTTGCATTTGTTGCTGGTTTTTATGAAGAGTTTATCTATTCTTTACAACGTGTAAATAAAAACGCGCTCAAGCTTCTCATTAGTGGACGTTTTAGAAGCTTTTATAGATATATAAACGGAAAATTTTTATCACTCTTATTCTTAGGGATGATTGTTAGTTATTTTAGTGTTTCTAAAATTTTGGACTATTTTCTTAAAACCCACGAGCTTTACGTTTGGAGTTTGTTTTTTGGGATGATCATTGGCTCCATCTATTACATAAATAAAGATTTTAATGATTGGACCTACAAAAGCGTAATCGCTCTAATTATTGGTGTTTCACTTGGTATTGCCATCAGTTTTTTGGATCCTGCCAAAGAAAATGATAATTTATTTTTTGTTTTTTTCTGCGGAATAGTAAGCGTTTCTGGTATGACTCTTCCTGGGTTTTCAGGGTCGTTCATACTTATTTTATTGGGCAATTACATACTGCTCTTAGTCGACTCAGTTAATGCACTTTACGATACGTTTTCCGAAGTTATAATAGGAGATTTTAGTTTTATTGAAAACGAATTAAGAGTCAAACTCTTAAAAGTTCTTGGAGTATTTACTTTGGGATCAGTCGTGGGATTGGTCTCTTTTTCACATGTATTAAGCTACGTGCTCAAAAACTATAAAAGCATAACAACCGCATCTATTATAGGTTTTATTGTTGGTTCGCTGGGCGTTGTCTGGCCATGGAAAACAACAATTTTTAAGACAACTATCAAAGGTGATTTTCTATTAGATTCTAGAGGTGAAAAAATCATCAAGAACTATGAGCGTTTTATCCCTGAATTTCAGTATGAAACTTATATCGCCATTGGATTTATAATTTTGGGCATAATCGTAGTATTAGCTCTGGAGAGGTACGGTCAACAAACGACAAAAACACATGCTTAG
- a CDS encoding DUF368 domain-containing protein, whose amino-acid sequence MQRTFKDYFLISLKGIAMGAADAVPGVSGGTIALISGIYEELISTIAGVNFSLITTLRKEGFKAFWAKLNGNFLLALLTGIAVSFVVFMRIAKYLLEQHPILIWSFFFGLIIASIWFVGKQINKWTVPIVLSLIIGAIAAYYISTLPSLGANNSPYFLFLAGSIAICAMILPGISGSFILVILGAYKTLSDALHDFDIKKIAIFMAGAVIGLLTFSRVLKWLFKRHYNLTMALLTGFIIGSLNKVWPWKKTISVLDDQTGNVEDFINISDVGTLSIYQQQTNDFETYKTVLEESILPNTYLGDAQVWQAIALMIFGFLTIFILEKVGSKK is encoded by the coding sequence ATGCAAAGAACATTTAAAGATTATTTTTTAATCTCATTAAAAGGAATAGCAATGGGTGCTGCAGACGCAGTTCCTGGTGTATCTGGAGGAACAATAGCCCTTATCTCTGGAATATACGAAGAATTGATCTCCACTATTGCTGGTGTCAATTTTTCACTCATAACCACCCTTAGAAAAGAAGGTTTTAAAGCTTTTTGGGCAAAATTAAACGGGAATTTTCTACTCGCGTTACTTACTGGTATTGCAGTAAGTTTTGTCGTTTTTATGCGTATTGCAAAATATTTGTTAGAACAACATCCTATATTGATTTGGTCTTTTTTCTTCGGACTAATAATCGCTAGTATTTGGTTTGTAGGCAAGCAAATAAATAAGTGGACTGTACCAATCGTATTATCACTCATAATTGGAGCAATTGCTGCATATTATATCTCTACTCTTCCATCGCTTGGGGCAAATAATAGCCCTTATTTTTTATTCTTAGCTGGATCAATTGCAATTTGTGCTATGATTTTGCCAGGCATATCTGGGTCTTTCATTCTTGTTATTCTTGGAGCTTACAAAACTCTAAGTGATGCACTTCATGATTTTGACATTAAGAAGATCGCTATTTTTATGGCAGGAGCTGTAATTGGCTTACTTACATTTAGTCGTGTTCTAAAATGGTTATTTAAACGCCACTATAATCTAACAATGGCATTGCTCACTGGATTCATAATCGGATCTCTTAATAAAGTATGGCCTTGGAAAAAAACAATATCTGTATTAGATGACCAAACAGGAAATGTTGAAGATTTCATTAATATTTCAGATGTTGGCACACTATCCATCTACCAACAGCAAACTAATGATTTTGAAACTTATAAAACAGTTTTAGAAGAAAGTATACTACCAAATACTTATCTTGGAGACGCTCAAGTTTGGCAAGCTATCGCATTAATGATATTTGGTTTTTTAACGATTTTCATTCTTGAGAAAGTGGGCTCTAAGAAATAA
- a CDS encoding tetratricopeptide repeat protein — protein sequence MEFGLPDDNNNISLKKFESMLKTNNVLFFDSNEFENIIHHYLEIGKIVLAKKAIKLGLDQHPSSTNLKLFQTEIFVLENRFDEANKILETIHSLEPDNEEIYIQKANVLSKQDQHEKAVHTLLIALDLSSNDDGIGDLYALIGMEYLFLDQFENAKTYFKKCLDIDIEDYSALYNIVYCYDFLGENEEAITFLNKYLDKNPYCEVAWHQLGRQYVTVNEQDKALAAFEFAIISDDSFVGAYLEKGKVLEKKKLYHEAIENYKITLALEEPTSFALLRIGHCYDKLEKYDLAVQYYYKTVHEDPLLDKGWIAITKFYNRQKNYQKALNYINKAINIDSENVVYWKLYAQINLRLNFLEEAERGFKKTLDLGNYELQTWLSRADVLITLGEYEASILNLIQASEFYPDTAEIEFRLAGLNFTLHEHNKGHYHLKNGMLLNQEFNYIIEELFPNVMQKPSVKQIFLGAKK from the coding sequence ATGGAGTTTGGTCTACCTGACGACAACAATAATATTTCGCTTAAAAAGTTTGAATCAATGCTCAAAACGAATAATGTTTTGTTTTTTGATTCTAATGAATTTGAAAATATAATTCATCACTATTTAGAAATAGGAAAAATAGTATTAGCAAAAAAAGCGATCAAACTAGGCCTTGACCAGCATCCATCTTCTACCAATTTAAAATTATTTCAAACTGAAATTTTTGTACTCGAAAACAGATTTGATGAAGCGAATAAAATCCTTGAAACAATCCACAGTTTAGAACCCGATAATGAAGAAATATATATTCAAAAAGCGAATGTACTTTCTAAACAAGATCAGCATGAAAAAGCAGTTCACACCTTATTAATTGCTTTAGACTTATCTAGTAACGATGATGGAATTGGCGACTTATATGCTCTAATTGGAATGGAATATCTTTTTTTAGATCAATTTGAAAATGCTAAAACCTATTTTAAGAAATGTCTAGATATTGATATAGAAGATTATTCGGCACTTTACAATATTGTTTACTGTTATGATTTTTTAGGGGAAAATGAGGAAGCCATTACCTTTTTAAATAAGTATCTAGATAAAAACCCTTATTGCGAAGTCGCTTGGCACCAATTGGGACGCCAATATGTAACCGTCAATGAACAGGACAAAGCACTTGCTGCTTTTGAATTTGCCATTATATCTGATGACAGTTTTGTTGGAGCCTATTTAGAAAAAGGAAAAGTATTAGAAAAGAAAAAACTATATCATGAAGCTATAGAAAATTATAAAATCACTTTAGCTTTAGAAGAGCCAACGTCATTTGCTTTACTTAGAATAGGTCACTGTTACGACAAATTAGAAAAGTATGATCTTGCTGTACAATATTACTATAAAACAGTTCATGAAGATCCCTTGTTAGATAAAGGCTGGATTGCTATTACGAAATTTTATAACAGACAGAAAAACTATCAAAAAGCGCTTAATTATATTAATAAAGCGATTAATATTGATAGCGAAAATGTAGTGTATTGGAAACTTTATGCACAAATAAACTTACGCCTCAATTTTCTTGAAGAAGCAGAGCGTGGTTTTAAAAAGACACTAGATTTAGGTAACTACGAACTGCAAACTTGGTTATCTAGAGCAGATGTATTGATCACTTTAGGTGAATACGAAGCCTCTATTTTAAATTTAATTCAAGCTTCAGAGTTTTATCCAGATACTGCGGAAATAGAATTTCGGTTAGCTGGTTTAAATTTCACCCTTCACGAACACAATAAAGGACACTACCACCTTAAAAACGGTATGTTACTAAACCAGGAATTCAATTATATAATTGAAGAGCTATTTCCAAATGTGATGCAAAAACCTTCAGTAAAACAAATATTTTTAGGAGCTAAAAAGTAA
- a CDS encoding aspartate aminotransferase family protein — protein sequence MSTDFYKYQAQTTPHPLALNISHAEGSYIYDTNNKAYLDFVAGVSACSLGHKHPKVVKAIKDQLDKYLHVMVYGEYIQEPAVELTKLLAAHLPKHLEKTYLTNSGTEAIEGAIKLARRVTGRSEMISAHHAYHGNTMGALSVMGFEERKQAFRPLIPDVKFINFNNSIDIEQITTKTAGVILETIQGGAGFIEPQNGYLKLVKEKCESVGALLILDEIQPGIGRTGKLFGFEHYDCSPDILVTGKGLGGGMPIGAFTSSSEYMDLLQDNPKLGHITTFGGHPVIAAAALATVKEITESHLMAQALEKEQIIREHLKHPLISEIRGRGLMLAAITNSAEITNEVILRAQDEGLILFWLLFESKAIRITPPLTISNDEIMEGCKIIIRILDCIHG from the coding sequence ATGTCAACAGATTTTTACAAATATCAAGCGCAGACTACGCCTCACCCATTGGCATTGAACATTTCACATGCTGAAGGTTCTTACATTTACGATACTAATAACAAAGCGTATTTAGATTTTGTTGCTGGAGTTTCCGCTTGTAGTTTGGGGCATAAGCATCCTAAAGTCGTGAAGGCGATCAAAGATCAATTAGACAAATATCTACACGTGATGGTCTATGGTGAATATATTCAAGAACCTGCTGTAGAGTTGACAAAACTGCTGGCAGCTCATCTTCCGAAGCATTTAGAAAAAACATACCTCACCAATTCTGGTACCGAAGCTATTGAAGGCGCGATAAAACTTGCTCGACGTGTCACAGGAAGAAGTGAAATGATCTCTGCACATCATGCTTATCATGGAAATACTATGGGAGCATTGAGCGTGATGGGTTTTGAAGAACGCAAGCAAGCTTTTAGACCGTTAATTCCAGATGTGAAGTTTATCAACTTTAATAATAGTATTGATATTGAGCAGATTACAACAAAAACTGCTGGTGTTATTTTAGAAACCATTCAAGGAGGAGCTGGATTTATAGAACCTCAAAATGGATATTTAAAACTGGTTAAAGAAAAATGTGAGTCTGTTGGCGCTCTACTTATTTTAGATGAAATACAACCAGGAATTGGGCGAACCGGTAAACTGTTTGGTTTTGAGCATTATGATTGCTCTCCGGATATCTTGGTCACTGGCAAGGGTCTAGGTGGCGGAATGCCAATCGGTGCTTTTACATCTTCTTCGGAATATATGGACCTTCTTCAAGATAACCCCAAACTTGGGCATATCACGACATTTGGAGGCCACCCAGTAATTGCTGCTGCTGCATTGGCAACAGTTAAAGAAATCACAGAAAGTCATTTAATGGCTCAAGCCCTGGAAAAAGAGCAAATAATTCGTGAGCATTTAAAGCATCCTTTAATTTCTGAAATTCGAGGTAGAGGGTTAATGTTGGCTGCGATTACAAATTCCGCAGAGATTACAAATGAAGTTATTTTGAGAGCTCAAGATGAAGGATTAATTCTTTTTTGGTTGCTTTTTGAGTCTAAGGCGATCCGTATTACACCTCCTTTGACTATTTCAAATGATGAGATTATGGAAGGTTGTAAGATCATAATACGCATTTTAGATTGTATTCATGGATAA
- a CDS encoding OstA-like protein, producing MNLTLRYLLILVCCFSTLLSYSQQPKKIYIEYSGFTVRDSLKGDNVTTFVRSDQGQIHIIHEGIDMWCDKALYYQNEDFIEAFSNVRMKQGDTINMTSKYVEYSGITQLAFAAGDVVLTDPQSTLTTDTLYFDRTKQQAYYKSKGKVVRDSSGTITSQIGRYYMNDSKYRFLQNVVLVNPEYTLETNQLDFYSETGHAYMYGPSTITGEASKVYSERGFYDTNNDLGHFIKNSKIDYNNLQIEGDSLYFDRNRSFASADNNITITDTVNKTIIRGHHGEVFRAKDSLFITKRALAITVQEKDSLYIHADTLMVTGKPEHRITRAFYKAKMYKSDMSGKADSIHADHKSGLTQLINLKRFNVGDAFSAKRRPVIWNLDNQMTGDSIHLISNVEKEELDSLKVFDNAFLISKDTLGDGYNQIKGQKLIGLFENNELYNVDIIKNAEIIFYSRDDNDTLVGINKSKSGSINLKFDGPYKIVTLLNQVDGEIYPESQFPKNARLFRGFDWRGEEQPKSVKDLFSEDPPLDLPIIKGLDPYVEDEEFIDEALLKRVEKAGEKDKDEVNKAGRQLLKPTTNKKTIDKTTKKRSLLW from the coding sequence TTGAATCTAACGCTTAGATATTTACTCATTTTAGTTTGTTGTTTCTCAACGCTTCTCTCCTATTCGCAGCAACCAAAAAAAATCTATATTGAATATTCTGGTTTTACAGTTAGAGATTCGCTTAAAGGTGATAACGTAACCACATTTGTACGTAGTGACCAAGGTCAAATTCATATCATTCATGAAGGGATAGATATGTGGTGCGATAAAGCTTTGTATTATCAAAATGAAGATTTTATTGAGGCATTTAGCAATGTGAGAATGAAGCAAGGTGATACAATTAACATGACTTCAAAATATGTCGAATATAGTGGTATTACGCAACTAGCTTTTGCTGCTGGCGATGTTGTGTTAACCGACCCTCAGTCTACATTAACTACAGATACACTTTATTTTGATCGTACAAAACAACAGGCTTATTATAAAAGTAAAGGTAAGGTGGTGAGAGATTCTTCAGGAACAATTACGAGCCAAATTGGCAGATATTACATGAACGATAGCAAATATCGCTTTTTACAAAACGTGGTTTTGGTAAATCCTGAATACACGCTTGAAACCAATCAGCTTGATTTTTATTCTGAAACAGGCCATGCTTACATGTATGGTCCTTCTACAATTACAGGTGAGGCAAGTAAAGTATATTCAGAACGTGGATTTTACGACACCAATAATGATCTTGGGCATTTTATAAAAAATTCAAAAATTGATTATAACAATCTTCAAATAGAAGGTGACAGTTTATACTTTGATAGAAACCGGAGTTTTGCCTCTGCAGATAATAATATTACAATTACAGATACCGTAAACAAGACCATTATTAGAGGCCACCATGGTGAAGTATTTAGAGCTAAGGATTCTTTGTTTATTACAAAACGTGCTTTGGCAATAACGGTTCAAGAAAAAGATTCCCTATACATTCATGCAGATACCTTAATGGTAACAGGTAAGCCTGAGCATCGCATTACCAGAGCCTTTTACAAAGCTAAAATGTATAAAAGTGATATGAGTGGTAAGGCAGATTCCATTCATGCAGATCATAAATCTGGATTAACGCAACTCATAAACCTCAAAAGATTTAATGTGGGAGATGCTTTTTCTGCAAAGCGAAGACCAGTAATATGGAACTTAGATAATCAAATGACGGGAGATTCCATACATCTTATTTCTAATGTAGAAAAAGAGGAACTCGACTCCTTAAAGGTTTTTGACAATGCTTTTTTGATAAGTAAGGACACTTTGGGTGATGGTTACAATCAAATAAAAGGTCAGAAATTAATCGGACTTTTTGAGAACAATGAACTCTACAATGTTGATATCATCAAAAATGCGGAAATCATTTTTTACAGTAGAGATGATAATGATACGCTGGTTGGGATTAATAAATCAAAATCTGGAAGCATCAATCTTAAATTTGATGGACCTTATAAAATAGTAACACTGCTCAATCAGGTAGACGGTGAGATTTATCCTGAAAGCCAATTCCCAAAGAATGCCAGACTATTTAGGGGTTTTGATTGGCGCGGAGAGGAACAGCCAAAAAGCGTTAAAGACTTATTTAGTGAAGATCCGCCTTTAGATCTGCCCATCATAAAAGGATTAGATCCTTACGTTGAGGATGAGGAATTTATTGACGAAGCACTTTTAAAACGTGTAGAAAAAGCTGGAGAAAAAGATAAAGATGAAGTCAATAAGGCTGGACGCCAACTTCTAAAACCGACCACAAATAAAAAAACAATAGATAAAACCACAAAAAAACGCTCACTCCTTTGGTAA
- a CDS encoding adenylosuccinate synthase, with translation MAVDLLLGLQWGDEGKGKIVDVLTSKYNIIARFQGGPNAGHTLEFDGIKHVLRTIPSGIFHDDSINVIGNGVVIDPVVFVQELDGLDKFDLDYKSKLIISRKAHVILPTHRLLDAASETSKGKAKIGSTLKGIGPTYMDKTGRNGIRIGDLELPNWKEKYRALANKHEAMIGFYNVDIQYDLNEMENEFFAAVERLKELQFIDSEEYLNQALKAGKSILAEGAQGSLLDIDFGTYPFVTSSNTTASGACTGLGVAPNRIGEVFGIFKAYTTRVGSGPFPTELFDEIGANMARIGHEFGAVTGRPRRCGWLDLVALKYACQVNGVTQLSMMKGDVLSGFKTLKVCTAYKYKGETITHLPFNIEEENVTPIYTEFKGWKDDLTKMRNVSQFPSELNDYIAFLEKELEIPITIVSVGPDRTQTINR, from the coding sequence ATGGCAGTAGATTTACTACTAGGACTACAATGGGGCGACGAAGGCAAAGGAAAAATTGTTGATGTACTCACCTCCAAATACAACATTATTGCACGTTTTCAAGGTGGGCCAAATGCTGGTCACACATTAGAATTTGACGGTATAAAGCATGTATTGAGAACGATACCCTCAGGTATTTTTCATGACGATTCGATTAATGTAATTGGTAATGGAGTGGTTATTGATCCCGTTGTATTTGTGCAGGAATTAGATGGTTTAGATAAGTTTGACTTAGATTACAAATCCAAATTGATTATTTCTAGAAAAGCGCATGTCATTTTACCAACCCATCGTTTGTTAGATGCAGCTTCCGAAACCTCAAAAGGTAAGGCCAAAATTGGATCGACATTAAAGGGAATTGGACCAACATATATGGACAAAACCGGTCGTAATGGGATTCGTATTGGAGATTTAGAATTACCAAACTGGAAAGAAAAATACAGAGCTTTAGCAAACAAACATGAAGCAATGATTGGGTTCTACAATGTAGATATTCAATATGATTTAAACGAAATGGAAAACGAATTCTTTGCAGCTGTTGAGCGTTTAAAAGAATTACAGTTTATTGATAGCGAAGAATATTTAAACCAAGCCCTAAAAGCTGGGAAATCTATTTTAGCAGAAGGTGCACAAGGTTCTCTGTTAGATATTGACTTTGGGACCTATCCGTTTGTAACATCCTCAAATACCACTGCTTCTGGAGCATGTACAGGTTTAGGTGTTGCACCAAATAGAATTGGAGAAGTCTTCGGAATTTTTAAGGCTTACACAACTCGTGTCGGTTCTGGGCCATTTCCAACAGAATTATTTGACGAGATTGGAGCAAATATGGCTCGTATTGGTCATGAGTTTGGAGCAGTTACAGGACGACCAAGACGTTGCGGATGGTTAGATCTCGTAGCGCTTAAATATGCTTGCCAAGTCAATGGAGTCACGCAATTGAGCATGATGAAAGGAGACGTGCTTTCAGGGTTTAAAACCTTAAAGGTATGTACCGCTTATAAATACAAAGGAGAAACAATTACACATTTACCGTTTAATATTGAAGAAGAAAACGTGACTCCAATTTATACCGAGTTTAAAGGGTGGAAAGACGACTTAACCAAAATGAGAAATGTATCTCAATTTCCTTCGGAACTTAATGACTACATCGCCTTTTTAGAAAAGGAACTAGAAATTCCTATTACTATTGTTTCTGTAGGTCCAGATAGGACTCAGACGATAAATAGATAA